In Segatella copri, the DNA window TATGTTGTTGGAAAAGCTAGGATATGTTGTTGGAAGAGCTAGTATATGTTGTTGAAAGAGCTAGTATATGTTGTTGAGACAGTTAGTATCTCCGGTCGCACAACAGCTGTTGTGCGCCAACTATTTTCCAAACTTATGGCACATCCTCTTTTTTCTTTTTATAGACTCCTAATAAGTTATAGACTCCTAATAAGCATTCTTGTCAGGGCAGATAATGCTCTTGGCTGTCATGAAGATAATCTTGATATCAAGCCAGAACGACCAGTTCTCTATATACCAGATATCACGGCGGATACGTTCCTCCATCTGCCAGAGCTCCTTGGTCTCACCACGGAACCCGGTAACCTGAGCCCAACCTGTGATACCCGGCTTGGAGAAGTGGCGAACCATATACTTATCTATCAGGCTTCCATACACCTCTGTATGATGCAGCATGTGAGGGCGCGGACCCACAATACTCATGTCTCCCTTAAGAACATTGAAGAATTGAGGAAACTCATCTATGTTCGTCTTTCTCATAAAGTTGCCGAAAGCAAATTTACGTGGGTCGTTCTTTGTTGCCTGTGCCTTGTCTGCATCCTTGTTCACATGCATGGAACGGAATTTAAGACAGTAGAAGGTATCACCATTCAGACCCGTTCTTGCCTGTTTGAAGAAAATTGGACCAGGACTCTGAATCTTGATGATGAGAGCTATGAATGGAATGAATGGTAGAACGCACAAACATGCAAGCCCGCTCACCACGATGTCGAAGCTACGCTTGATAATGCGGTTTGACGTGCTTGTTAGGGGTTCTATGCGGTTTGAATATACCGTCCTTCCCATGAAATTCTGGGCATCAAGATGCAATTTGTACTCACCAAACACGCGTGGCAGGTAGTAGAAGTGTATCACATTCTTATCACAGAAGTGTATGATATTGATGATTTCAGGATCTTTATGCGACAGGCAGCAGAAAACCTCGTCAATATTGGAAGGTTCACCATTGATGGTATCATTCATGGTAGAAGAGATAATCTCTTTGAGCTGTTTCATGTTTCCTATTCTTTTCAACCCTTCCGGATTATCAGTGATGTCTTCATCTGCATAATATCCTTTTACGATATAACCTGCCGAGGGATCTTCTGTCATCGTCTTGTACATCTCGCTCACGGCAGGATCGTTACCTACAAAGACGACGGTGCGTGAGTTGCGGCCCTTAGAGCGGAAATACTTTAGTAATTTGAGTTCGCAGAGTCGGCTTATGATGAGAGACAGATAGAATGTTATGCCGAAGATAATGCTGAAGGAGAACATCTTTCCCCCGTGACCGAGTAGTCTTGAGAAGGTAAAGAAACAGAATGTTGTTGCTGCAGCCAGATATAAAGTACGCTTTGTAACCTGTAGGAACCCGATCTTTCTGACATGAATGATGGTGGAATAGAAGTATTCGCCTAGGAACAAGGCAGCATTGGCAACAAAAAAGGTAATCTTTGTTGCTTTGTCGAAATACGCAGGTATGAGTTCTTGACCATATTGGGTATAGAACAACAGTACGATGTTGAGAATAACGAAATCGGCACCTATCACCAGTCTCCTTATCATTTCATTTCCTTTATAATGCTTGTTCGTCATTTGCTTATGTTTTTTATACTCCTAGTTATTTATATATCTTTTTAAGTTATTTGAGGTATGCTTAAACTGATATTTGGTCGCAAAGGTAATAATAATAGTTGAAAATCGGAAATAAATCAGCAAAAAAATATCGAAATAGACTAACTTGAACCAACTTGAACCAGCTTTTCTTGTTTTTAATCTGTTTAAATGATGTTTTTTCTTCCTTTTTACTTTCTTGCACATATCTAGGTATTTTTATATGAATAGGTAGTTTTTTTAGAAATTGCTTGGTGGTCTCAAAAGAAAAACGTACTTTTGCAGCCGGATTATCACGGATGATTCTTCTTTGAGACCTGTTGGTACAGGGAGTAAACTCCTGATGTGATGCAGTCTCTCATTGTTAATTTGTGAAATCTTAAGTATGAACAATAAACGATTTAGATAGTAATAATATGCAATTAATTTTATTATCGGGTGGCTCGGGTAAAAGGCTCTGGCCACTTAGCAATAATGCTAGAAGCAAACAGTTCTTGCCATTGCTCGAAAAGGAGAATGGGGAGATGGAAAGTATGGTTCAGCGCGTGGTACGTCAGGCTCAGGAAGCAAATCTGACCAACGATATTACGCTTGCTACAAACGCCAGTCAGCTGGA includes these proteins:
- a CDS encoding undecaprenyl-phosphate glucose phosphotransferase, encoding MTNKHYKGNEMIRRLVIGADFVILNIVLLFYTQYGQELIPAYFDKATKITFFVANAALFLGEYFYSTIIHVRKIGFLQVTKRTLYLAAATTFCFFTFSRLLGHGGKMFSFSIIFGITFYLSLIISRLCELKLLKYFRSKGRNSRTVVFVGNDPAVSEMYKTMTEDPSAGYIVKGYYADEDITDNPEGLKRIGNMKQLKEIISSTMNDTINGEPSNIDEVFCCLSHKDPEIINIIHFCDKNVIHFYYLPRVFGEYKLHLDAQNFMGRTVYSNRIEPLTSTSNRIIKRSFDIVVSGLACLCVLPFIPFIALIIKIQSPGPIFFKQARTGLNGDTFYCLKFRSMHVNKDADKAQATKNDPRKFAFGNFMRKTNIDEFPQFFNVLKGDMSIVGPRPHMLHHTEVYGSLIDKYMVRHFSKPGITGWAQVTGFRGETKELWQMEERIRRDIWYIENWSFWLDIKIIFMTAKSIICPDKNAY